ACAATCATCAGGAATCAGTAGAATTTACCCATTCAATAATGCCTTGATCAGACGCAGCCGTCCTTCCACTGATCAACTCCACAAGGAACACACCAAAACTGTATACATCACTTTGTATGGAAAAAATCATGGACTCCTTCCCCCTGGTCATGCAACAAATCTCCATTAAAAACAGACACGGGATGCCGATAAATTTGCTACTATCACAGGCAGCACACTGAAAGCATACAGTTTGTACTATTCACTAATGGAAGTCAAGGGATGTAATTATGAACTTTTAAGTTTTAACCACCCCAAAGAAGAAGCTCAGTCATTACCGAGGATCAACGAACGGATCATTGAATATCATCGAAGGCGGGCCAGCATTGCCTAGTCGATCAAGTAGGCCTCGGATGCCAGTATCAGCAACTTTTGGTAAGAAATCCGCATCCACCAGGACATTAGCAGTTTTGAAGTTCATGTGGACAGCAGGAGGGGTCATGGAATGCAGGTGACTCAGGCCTGAGTAACAGTAATAGGAAAGGTCATTATAATAagattcattgcataactattgtgaCTGAAAATGAGGCAATTCATAATGTAGTCATGAAAACATGCCTCTGCCAATAATGGAAATGCGGAGTTGGTGCCGATGTATACTTACCCTTAGCGGTTCCATGAGCAATAGCAAGTCTCTGCTTGAATTCTAGCCTTGCAGTTGGAGAATGGCCATTTCCTGTAGAAGGAtggcaagaaagaaagaaaagctaTCACTTGTGATGCTCTTCTTGCACATCAGAACAATAATAGGAAACACACAATGGAAAAATCACCATGCAAATGCGTAGAAATGCTGCCATTGGGGACATACTGATAAACAAGCATCTGCATGCCATTGTCCTGGCAATACCCCAAGAGATTTACGAGGTTGGGATGACGACGGATAGACGATAAGTAATTAACCTGGGGAGCAAAAGGCACCAACAATCATGAGTTCATGTATTGGTTTTGATCTCAGGAAGCAAGGTTTTGATTTCTTAAAACATGCCACTACTCTAGAGAATCGGCGGATACGTAGAAAAAATTGGCACCTCATGAAGAAATTCCTGGCTCGGAGGAGAATGCCGCCTTTTAACCGCTATAATTGTGCCATCCTGGAGCAAACCGTTGTATACCTCTCCGAACATTCCATGTCCGACGAGATTCGAGCTGCTGAAGTTATTTGTAGCAGACCTTAGTTCCTCCAGTGTCATACATCTTGCTCCTTGCATGTCtagagtacataataaaagcagtcTGTTAAGCTAAATGCTAATCTGACACCAGCTGAAAAACAGTGAAATTAAAAGCCCCTCAAAAACTAATTTGAGCGGTACCTGGAAGAGCTTGACCCGACGAATTACTCTCTGAAGAATCTGAATTCCTTCTGCGGTGCCGTAGGCATAGCACTACAATGAGTGTGATGGCACCAACTAATGCCAAACCTCCTGCAGCCCCTCCTAGAGCTACTGCAAGAATGTCTGACATCTAGTATGAAATTTCCTCCTTCAGAACAGGCTAGTAATATTTCTGTAGCAGTGGCGATGCAGATGTAACCTAAATAGTAGTACATTTAATTTATCTGAACTTAACTTTGAACAAGCAATAAGAATAAACGAAAGATTGCTGAATCGACAGCGCAACAATAcaaagtgaactaaataattgcagAGTACAAAATGGAACATATGTGCCATATATGGATGGACCGGTTAAACAAGAGATGAATATGAGCAGTTATAAAATAGGTAAGCGCATTCCGACAATGACGTAAGCAGCACGGACCAAGCAATTATTAGCGCATAAATCAGCGAAAGGAAAACTAAAATATCAGATGGAACAATGCAATCATGTTGACATTCAGAACTGAACATTAAGTGGCCTGGCAGTTCGTCCCTTTTTGCCGTTTATCGCATTCCTTTTATTTCCTAGATAACGTGCACGGCCGTTGCAATATTCAGAAATTTCGCACCATCAGAGAAATTTCACGCTGTAACACGTACTAAATTCTCGTGTAATTTAAAGAGCCTCATGAATTCTCATAAAATTACGTGGCGTTGCGTTTTGCGCCTTTTGCCTTTTATTTCCCAGACAGTTGCAATATTCAAATATTTCGCGCCATGACTAGCACTAATAAAATTCCCATGGTATGCAAAGAGCCTCCCAAATACAATAAACTGCGCTGCATATTCTTCTATTTGGTTGACAATGCATGATCATATACAGACACAAAAAAACTGTCCACTACAGCACTATATATAACAGGAACGCTTCGTCGCCCATATAAAGGGGTATGCGAAAGCTTCCTCTGTAGTAGTGCTTCCAAACCACCAATGCCTTTAACAATCCCCAGTTGTACTACATGTTAAATCGAAATCTAATAAGAGAAGAATGCAGAATTCTTCAACTTGTGTGATCTAACAATATGGCATTGGCCTTATGGGCGCTGAAGGAAATCATGCAGTAAGACAAGAATTGCTCCTAGTAGTATGAAAAAGAAAACAGACGCACAACTGTTGCTCCATCTATACGTGCTACAGTACATGACAAGAATAACAGGCACGCAGTATGATCTATAACGAATAACCTATATCAACAAATTCCACAGCAATCATGCAGACAATATCTTATCCCCAGAGCACACATCAAATCCATCTGATCCTGGTCCAAGAAAGGACCAGGAGCATGCAAAGACCATCATATCAATCAGCCAGAGTAGAGAGAATGTCCAAGCAACCAATAGCAAACATGCATACCTGCAGATTGACAAGGTCTCCTGGCGTCATCTCCCTGCAGGCACAAGAGCAGGATCAAACGCTGAAGCCATGCCTTGATACTTTTATCCCCTTCTTCTCCCTCCCTGCCCCTGTCTGTCATCATCAACAAGGAAAAGTTCCTATTAGGTTCAGGGCAAGAAATCAACAGAGGAGGAAACCAAAATCAAGCATGAAAAATGTGCAAGGAACATCCAGATTACGATCATGGAAGATGAGAAGAAACAGGGGACATGGAGAAGCAGCAAGAatccatgagaagtgagaaaaacaGGGGACATGGAGAGGCAGCAAGAAAGCAGGGGAGGCAAGAAacctgtgccttcttcctcctcctcctccctgctcAGGTGCCGATGATTGGAAAGGGGGAGGGGTTTGGGGGAGGACAGGAGAGGGGAGAGGGGACAGGAGAGCCAGCACAGCCAGCCAACACCAGCGGGAGGGAACCAGCAGGCCAAGTATATATAATGGTCGAGCTTAGGAGGCGCCGCACCAAAATGTGCCTAGGAAAAACGTGAGGCGCCCGCCGCTTGTATTCGCATTGCAGGCAGTGAGAAAATTACTTACTGCCTAAAACGGAGGCGGGGCTGAGCAGGTCGGCGATGGTCCACGCTGACGTCGCATACGCTGCTCTTAATCCCTCCTTAATTAGCAAGATCGCCTCTGCCGAGAGAGAAAAGAATGAGAGGGATGGAGGCATCTCCCAGCCCGGCCCAATGATTGCCCCCAAAGGCGAGGCGACAGTTCGTGGGGATCGCGACACCGCGCCGACGGACGGGCGGCGACGCGGCCACCCATTCTCCCGATTCGTTGTCTACTTCTTTTTCGCGGCATATTTTACTATTCGGCAATTCGTTGCATCGTATCGTCGGATTATCATATGCTCGGGTAAATGGATGAATCTTTCTGTCGATCGCGCGAGCTCAACAAGAAATGGCGTGGTAGTAGAATAGAAGGCGTCAATGATTGCCGAGCATGGAGGAAGCGGCCGGGCGGGCCGAGCAGAGCTGGAAGACAGGCGGACAGCAGCTGCATGCACACCTCCTCACAGGCACCAGAGCAGAAAAGCTGCACACGCCCTTCTTCTTTCCTGGCCTGACGGACGCACGGAGGCCTTGTCACTTGTCACCTAGTGCGAGCAGTAGCTAGCCCAGCCCCAGACCAGAAAGCACACGCTTCGGAACTC
The Triticum dicoccoides isolate Atlit2015 ecotype Zavitan chromosome 3A, WEW_v2.0, whole genome shotgun sequence genome window above contains:
- the LOC119270203 gene encoding serine/threonine-protein kinase-like protein ACR4 isoform X1; translated protein: MTPGDLVNLQMSDILAVALGGAAGGLALVGAITLIVVLCLRHRRRNSDSSESNSSGQALPDMQGARCMTLEELRSATNNFSSSNLVGHGMFGEVYNGLLQDGTIIAVKRRHSPPSQEFLHEVNYLSSIRRHPNLVNLLGYCQDNGMQMLVYQYVPNGSISTHLHGNGHSPTARLEFKQRLAIAHGTAKGLSHLHSMTPPAVHMNFKTANVLVDADFLPKVADTGIRGLLDRLGNAGPPSMIFNDPFVDPRGKESMIFSIQSDVYSFGVFLVELISGRTAASDQGIIEWVRNFQESSEISAIADRRMTSGFTPRGMKELLRLASRCVNPASEDRPSMSLVEAEIHRIREQEIRRTTAMPVGDTTVTLGSQLFTSPR
- the LOC119270203 gene encoding serine/threonine-protein kinase-like protein ACR4 isoform X2 codes for the protein MSDILAVALGGAAGGLALVGAITLIVVLCLRHRRRNSDSSESNSSGQALPDMQGARCMTLEELRSATNNFSSSNLVGHGMFGEVYNGLLQDGTIIAVKRRHSPPSQEFLHEVNYLSSIRRHPNLVNLLGYCQDNGMQMLVYQYVPNGSISTHLHGNGHSPTARLEFKQRLAIAHGTAKGLSHLHSMTPPAVHMNFKTANVLVDADFLPKVADTGIRGLLDRLGNAGPPSMIFNDPFVDPRGKESMIFSIQSDVYSFGVFLVELISGRTAASDQGIIEWVRNFQESSEISAIADRRMTSGFTPRGMKELLRLASRCVNPASEDRPSMSLVEAEIHRIREQEIRRTTAMPVGDTTVTLGSQLFTSPR